The following are from one region of the Nicotiana tomentosiformis chromosome 7, ASM39032v3, whole genome shotgun sequence genome:
- the LOC104113868 gene encoding putative zinc finger protein CONSTANS-LIKE 11, which produces MSVTANSMLMNSGCNGSICLVLPHGSVHSSVSLSLSNITGESSAATDSQDCGFSPASFLTAESPWELNLDMETSNRSQRKKAKMRYNEKKKTRTFGKQIRYASRKARADTREGLNRFGKAGEAYDYDPLAIRDF; this is translated from the exons ATGAGTGTCACAGCCAATTCTATGCTTATGAATTCCGGTTGCAATGGAAGCATATGTTTAGTACTTCCACATGGATCAGTCCATTCAAGCGTTTCATTGTCGCTCTCCAACATCACAGGTGAAAGTAGTGCAGCAACTGATTCTCAAGATTGTGGATTTTCGCCGGCCTCCTTTCTTACTGCTGAATCACCATGGGAGTTGAACTTGGATATGGAAACTAGTAATCGATCACAAAGGAAAAAGGCCAAGATGAGATATAACGAGAAAAAGAAAACCAGAAC GTTTGGTAAGCAAATAAGATATGCTTCGCGTAAGGCAAGGGCGGATACCAGAGAAGGGTTAAATAGATTTGGTAAGGCTGGGGAAGCTTATGATTATGACCCATTAGCAATAAGGGATTTCTGA
- the LOC117280933 gene encoding uncharacterized protein — MSLLRFGLELVKCLNSNVSFGTSCSSLSANENNSSTACLELRGNELSSLVTTPSLPIPSNLTYLTPFNRDSVPLLPNEFSLPKLGCSNIKDLGFQGGDNLSEAIDLDDAALSFDCGYEIFGSTQQSHPTYTSENSRGLDCLVKERNLSVTESLSHAETALEVLLCPAVVSNYSASASGQECIGFQSSQIAEAASSVNLLQTQ, encoded by the exons ATGAGTTTGCTAAGATTTGGTCTGGAGTTGGTGAAATGCCTAAATAGTAATGTTAGCTTTGGTACCTCTTGTAGCTCACTGAGTGCCAATGAAAATAATTCCTCAACTGCATGTTTGGAGCTTAGAGGAAATGAATTAAGTTCCTTGGTTACTACTCCATCTCTCCCCATCCCTTCTAATCTCACTTACTTGACACCCTTCAATAGAGATTCAGTACCTCTCCTCCCCAATGAATTTAGTCTCCCAAAG CTAGGTTGTTCCAACATTAAGGATCTTGGATTTCAAGGAGGAGATAATCTCTCAGAAGCTATTGACTTGGATGACGCGGCATTGAGCTTTGATTGTGGTTACGAGATTTTTGGCAGTACACAACAAAGCCATCCAACATATACTAGTGAAAACAGCAGGGGTTTGGATTGCCTTGTCAAGGAGAGGAACTTATCGGTCACTGAATCTTTAAGTCATGCTGAAACTGCTCTAGAGGTTCTTCTCTGTCCTGCTGTTGTCTCCAACTATTCT GCATCAGCTTCCGGACAAGAGTGCATAGGATTTCAGTCCTCACAAATAGCTGAAGCAGCTAGTTCAGTGAATCTGTTGCAGACGCAATGA
- the LOC138895309 gene encoding uncharacterized protein: MTVSEYVVRFNDLARHAPVLVATIRGRVHRFIEGLNPIIRLSIARELDMDIAYQQVVGIARRLEGILTWDREERETKSSRESGTYSGTRAPATAHQCRGYMGCPVHSALPATSGAPATTRPQDHYYAPPMSSVPPMRDASSGQSCRSGPSQSQQPHPPRACFECGDTHHLVRDCPRFRKGTPPQIS, from the coding sequence atgaccgtgtcagagtatgtagtccgattcaatgatttggctaggcatgcaccagttTTGGTAGCTACCATTCGAGGGCGGGTTcatcggtttattgaggggctcaaccccatcATCAGATTGAGCATAGCCCGAGAGTTGGATATGGATATTGCGTaccagcaggtagtagggattgctaggaggttggagggtatactgacctgggatagagaggagagagagaccAAGAGCTCTAgggagtctggcacttacagtggtactcgtgccccagctacagCTCATCAGTGCAGAGGTTATATGGgttgccctgttcattcagcacttccagctaccAGCGGTGCTCCTGCCACTACTAGGCCCCAGGATcattattatgcaccgccaatgtctagtgtgcctcctatGCGGGATGCTTCTAGTGGTCAGTCctgtcgatcaggcccgagccagtcgcaacagccacatcctccgagagcttgttttgagtgtggcgacactcatcatttggtgagggattgcccaagATTCAGAAAGGgtacacctccacagatttcttag